A DNA window from Cobetia marina contains the following coding sequences:
- a CDS encoding TetR/AcrR family transcriptional regulator, which produces MTTRKSQIRKDNVGRILLAAEKIFALKGYVGASMVDIAAEVELPKSNLHYYFSTKEALYRAVLDGLLALWKEDALCFEAYDDPQLVLSTYIRAKMMHSRQRPYGSKVWASEIMQGAPVLGEELTVWLDEWAEMKKSRLRQWISEGRIDNVDASAYLYMIWASTQHYADFDHQITVLNQGKALSDREFEQAVQNVTRVLLKGVGLSA; this is translated from the coding sequence ATGACCACTCGCAAGTCTCAGATTCGCAAGGATAATGTCGGCCGCATCCTGCTCGCCGCCGAAAAGATCTTCGCTCTCAAGGGCTATGTCGGCGCCAGCATGGTCGATATTGCCGCCGAGGTAGAGCTGCCCAAGTCCAATCTGCATTACTACTTCAGCACCAAGGAAGCGCTGTATCGCGCGGTCCTCGATGGTCTGCTGGCGCTGTGGAAGGAAGATGCGCTGTGCTTCGAAGCCTATGACGACCCGCAGCTGGTGCTCTCCACCTACATTCGCGCCAAGATGATGCACTCGCGCCAGCGTCCGTATGGCTCCAAGGTATGGGCCAGCGAGATCATGCAGGGCGCGCCGGTGCTGGGCGAGGAGCTGACGGTGTGGCTCGACGAGTGGGCCGAGATGAAGAAGTCACGCCTGCGCCAGTGGATCAGTGAGGGGCGCATTGACAACGTCGATGCTTCCGCCTACCTGTACATGATCTGGGCCAGCACCCAGCACTACGCCGACTTCGACCACCAGATCACGGTGCTCAATCAGGGCAAGGCGCTGAGTGATCGCGAATTCGAGCAGGCGGTGCAGAACGTCACGCGGGTGCTGCTGAAGGGCGTTGGCCTGTCCGCCTGA
- a CDS encoding CmpA/NrtA family ABC transporter substrate-binding protein has translation MLSDSLLNGHQLTLGLMPLNDAAPLVVAERQGFFREEGLAVTLKWQPSWAALRDDLQTGVLQGAQMLALMPLTSTLGLDGRATPVISAMTLNLGGNSITLSRALMAALAEEGHDLGSPLAVSRALAAHVQARRERGEAALKLASVHPFSSHRYLLRYWLAAGGIDPNRDIEMRAVAPPLMAAQLASGALDGFCVGEPWNSLAAVQGMGQVVAGSHDIWRFGQEKVLGVREDWAEQHPLAHQALIRALLKACAWLDRPGNREQAAQWLHDEGMQEVPLSVVARGLRDVDVEQSVEAFQRENPGWTIFHRYAANFPWRSQTRWYAAQMQRWGHLEGVSDNDLEATLARCVRPDLYRSAARKLGMVVPVADERSEGTHPAPWWLSGEAGQVPMPADGFIDGAVFE, from the coding sequence ATGCTCAGTGATTCTCTTCTCAATGGCCATCAGTTGACGCTGGGGTTGATGCCGCTCAATGACGCGGCTCCTCTGGTGGTGGCGGAGCGTCAGGGGTTCTTCCGTGAGGAGGGGCTGGCCGTGACGCTCAAGTGGCAGCCGTCGTGGGCGGCACTGCGCGATGACCTGCAGACCGGCGTGTTGCAGGGCGCGCAGATGCTGGCGCTGATGCCGCTGACCTCGACCCTGGGGCTGGATGGCCGCGCCACACCGGTGATCAGCGCGATGACGCTCAATCTGGGCGGCAACTCCATCACCCTGTCGCGGGCCCTGATGGCGGCGCTGGCCGAGGAGGGGCATGACCTGGGCTCTCCGCTGGCGGTGTCTCGGGCGCTGGCGGCGCACGTGCAGGCGCGCCGCGAGCGTGGGGAGGCGGCGCTCAAGCTTGCCAGCGTGCATCCCTTCTCCTCGCACCGCTATCTGCTGCGTTACTGGCTGGCGGCCGGCGGGATCGACCCGAATCGCGACATCGAGATGCGTGCGGTGGCCCCGCCGTTGATGGCCGCCCAGCTGGCAAGTGGCGCGCTGGACGGCTTCTGTGTCGGAGAGCCCTGGAACAGTCTGGCCGCCGTGCAGGGCATGGGGCAGGTGGTGGCGGGCAGTCATGATATCTGGCGCTTCGGACAGGAAAAGGTGCTGGGCGTGCGCGAGGACTGGGCGGAGCAGCACCCGCTGGCGCATCAGGCGCTGATTCGTGCGCTGCTCAAGGCCTGTGCCTGGCTGGACCGCCCGGGCAACCGTGAGCAGGCCGCGCAGTGGCTGCATGATGAAGGCATGCAGGAAGTGCCGCTTTCGGTGGTGGCGCGTGGACTGCGCGATGTGGATGTCGAGCAGTCGGTGGAGGCGTTCCAGCGGGAAAATCCCGGCTGGACCATCTTCCATCGCTATGCGGCCAACTTCCCGTGGCGCTCGCAGACCCGCTGGTATGCCGCCCAGATGCAGCGCTGGGGGCATCTCGAGGGAGTCAGCGACAATGACCTCGAAGCGACCCTGGCACGCTGCGTACGCCCGGACCTCTACCGCAGCGCAGCCCGCAAGCTGGGCATGGTGGTGCCGGTGGCGGATGAGCGCAGCGAAGGCACGCATCCGGCGCCCTGGTGGCTGAGCGGAGAGGCGGGCCAGGTGCCGATGCCGGCGGATGGCTTCATCGATGGGGCGGTCTTCGAATGA
- a CDS encoding ANTAR domain-containing response regulator, producing the protein MPVTVLIVDVRSERSAALEQALLSAGFEVALRVDEHEDLHALVQHHQPDAVIIDADLPSRDTLEHLGQLGRHYPKPMIMLASEDAPDLVRQAAGAGVSAYVVDHVMPAMVRSMVEVAITSFEAHRALKGELNRTQTTLIQRRSVDRAKALVMESRGLGEDAAYQYLRKTAMNRRLALHELADELLKASRRH; encoded by the coding sequence ATGCCCGTGACCGTGTTGATCGTCGATGTGCGCAGCGAGCGTTCCGCCGCTCTGGAGCAGGCGCTGTTGAGCGCCGGCTTCGAGGTGGCGCTGCGGGTCGATGAACACGAGGACCTGCATGCGCTGGTGCAGCACCATCAGCCGGATGCCGTGATCATCGACGCCGACCTGCCCAGCCGTGACACCCTCGAGCACCTCGGCCAGCTGGGGCGTCACTATCCCAAGCCGATGATCATGCTGGCCAGTGAGGACGCGCCGGACCTGGTGCGCCAGGCGGCTGGCGCCGGCGTGTCCGCTTACGTGGTGGATCACGTCATGCCGGCGATGGTGCGCAGCATGGTCGAGGTGGCCATCACCAGCTTCGAGGCTCACCGTGCCCTCAAGGGCGAACTCAATCGCACCCAGACCACTCTGATACAGCGGCGCAGCGTGGATCGCGCCAAGGCGCTGGTGATGGAGAGTCGCGGACTGGGGGAGGATGCGGCCTACCAATATCTGCGCAAGACCGCGATGAATCGGCGTCTGGCATTGCACGAGCTGGCCGATGAGCTGCTCAAGGCGTCGCGTCGGCACTGA
- a CDS encoding NarK family nitrate/nitrite MFS transporter, with protein sequence MDIRNKASRIRLFSFNTPQMRAFHMSWFAFHVCFFGWFGIAPLMAVVRDDLGLTKTQIGNTIIASVAITVIVRLAIGVLCDRIGPRKAYTWLLCLGSLPVMCIGFADSFESFFLARLAIGAIGASFVITQYHTSVMFGPNVVGTANATTAGWGNLGGGTTQMLMPLVMAGLLMLGVEQTLGWRLAMVVPGIVLFLTGIAYYFFTQDAPDGNFSELRERGELPKAEKEYSMRATFGAAARDIRVWALFLVYGACFGVELTINNVAAIYFFDHFDLDLATAGLIAGLFGLMNLFARTLGGVFSDLFARQSGLKGRVRWLFIALLCEGVALVGFAQMETLAVAIGIMLVFSLFVQMAEGATFGIVPFVNRKALGAVAGIVGAGGNAGAVAAGFLFRSEELTYQEGLMYLGMGVIVISLFALLVRFSAATEAEEGRAYEAAVAERKQQSDQQPVSV encoded by the coding sequence ATGGATATTCGCAACAAGGCCAGCCGTATCCGGCTGTTCAGCTTCAATACCCCGCAGATGCGCGCCTTCCACATGTCGTGGTTCGCCTTCCACGTCTGCTTCTTCGGCTGGTTCGGCATCGCGCCCTTGATGGCCGTGGTGCGCGATGACCTCGGCCTGACCAAGACCCAGATCGGCAACACCATCATCGCCTCCGTCGCCATCACGGTGATCGTGCGACTTGCCATCGGCGTGCTGTGTGATCGCATCGGGCCACGCAAGGCCTACACCTGGCTGCTGTGCCTCGGCTCTCTGCCGGTGATGTGCATCGGCTTCGCCGACAGCTTCGAATCCTTCTTCCTCGCCCGTCTGGCCATCGGTGCCATCGGCGCGTCCTTCGTCATCACCCAGTACCATACCTCCGTGATGTTCGGCCCCAACGTGGTCGGCACCGCCAATGCCACCACCGCCGGCTGGGGCAACCTGGGCGGCGGCACCACCCAGATGCTGATGCCGCTGGTGATGGCCGGCCTGCTGATGCTGGGCGTCGAGCAGACCCTGGGCTGGCGTCTGGCGATGGTCGTGCCGGGCATCGTGCTGTTCCTCACCGGGATCGCCTACTACTTCTTCACCCAGGATGCGCCGGACGGCAACTTCAGCGAGCTGCGTGAGCGTGGGGAGCTGCCGAAAGCCGAGAAGGAATACAGCATGCGCGCCACCTTCGGCGCGGCGGCTCGCGACATCCGTGTCTGGGCCCTGTTCCTCGTCTACGGCGCCTGCTTCGGGGTCGAGCTGACCATCAACAACGTCGCCGCCATCTACTTCTTCGATCACTTCGACCTCGATCTCGCCACCGCCGGCCTCATCGCGGGCCTGTTCGGCCTGATGAACCTGTTCGCGCGCACCCTGGGCGGCGTCTTCTCCGACCTGTTCGCCCGTCAGTCCGGCCTCAAGGGTCGCGTGCGCTGGCTGTTCATCGCGCTGCTGTGTGAAGGCGTGGCGCTGGTCGGCTTCGCCCAGATGGAAACCCTCGCGGTGGCCATCGGCATCATGCTGGTGTTCAGCCTGTTCGTGCAGATGGCGGAAGGCGCCACCTTCGGGATCGTGCCCTTCGTCAATCGCAAGGCACTGGGCGCGGTGGCCGGTATCGTCGGCGCGGGCGGCAACGCGGGGGCTGTCGCCGCGGGTTTCCTGTTCCGCAGTGAAGAACTGACCTACCAGGAAGGCCTGATGTATCTGGGCATGGGCGTGATCGTGATCTCGCTGTTCGCCCTGCTGGTGCGCTTCAGCGCCGCCACCGAGGCCGAGGAAGGCCGCGCCTATGAAGCCGCCGTCGCGGAACGCAAGCAGCAGAGCGACCAGCAGCCCGTGTCTGTCTGA
- a CDS encoding GNAT family N-acetyltransferase: MTDNPADNLRIREERLIDHERIYRIHESVFAGHREARLGDRLRRSDLAQISLVAERFSDPESGRHLSEGEGGLLGHVMASRVELSGCPGRVLMALAPLAVLPQHQRHGIGKRLVISAVKRCRLLGAGAVVAAGHAEFYAHLGFHPARHYGLYCHHEDVPGAFVAIELVPDYLAGLGGEVLFDHGFSDLGL, from the coding sequence ATGACTGACAACCCCGCCGATAATCTTCGCATCCGTGAAGAACGTCTCATCGATCATGAGCGCATCTACCGCATCCATGAATCCGTGTTTGCCGGCCACCGGGAGGCTCGCCTGGGCGACAGACTGCGTCGCAGTGATCTGGCGCAGATCTCGCTGGTGGCCGAGCGCTTCTCTGACCCGGAAAGCGGGCGTCACCTCAGTGAAGGCGAAGGAGGGCTGCTGGGGCATGTGATGGCCTCGCGCGTGGAACTCTCCGGCTGTCCGGGGCGCGTGCTGATGGCATTGGCGCCTCTGGCGGTGTTGCCCCAGCACCAGCGTCATGGCATCGGCAAGCGGCTGGTGATCTCGGCGGTCAAGCGTTGTCGTCTGCTGGGAGCGGGCGCCGTGGTGGCGGCGGGTCATGCCGAGTTCTATGCACATCTGGGCTTTCATCCGGCGCGCCATTACGGCCTTTATTGCCATCACGAGGATGTGCCTGGCGCCTTCGTGGCCATCGAGCTGGTGCCGGACTATCTGGCGGGGCTGGGAGGCGAGGTGCTCTTCGACCATGGTTTCTCTGACCTGGGCCTCTGA